The following are encoded together in the Nocardioides okcheonensis genome:
- a CDS encoding RecQ family ATP-dependent DNA helicase translates to MTTGTDEAVTDEARLAARESAERHLRALVGRDDAVLREDQWSAIEALAVDRRRALVVQRTGWGKSAVYFVATKLLRERGAGPTVIVSPLLALMRNQIAAAERAGIRAVTINSTNIDQWQPIHDQINGGEVDVLLVSPERLNNPGFRDEVLPRLAATCGLLVVDEAHCISDWGHDFRPDYRRLRTLLAELPSGIPVLATTATANARVTSDVAEQLGVRGTPLVEEGAQRLSRDPGSEVLVQRGTLDRESLRLGVVQLKTPEQRLAWLADHLAEQPGSGIVYCLTVAATQEVAGYLRDRGLEVAAYSGQTEADERHALEQALVEGRVKALVATSALGMGFDASLGFVINLGAPSSPVSYYQQVGRAGRGTDEATVVLLPQVEDRDIWAYFASLGFPREEQVRETLAALAESDRPLSTATIETRVELGRNRLESMLKVLDVDGAVQRVQGGWVATGRPWHYDAERYARVAEAREREQQAMLGYLRTTECRMRYLREQLDDPDATDCGRCDNCGGLSLSTSVSEAAVAEAGDRLSRPGVVLEPRKMWPTALANLGLDLKGKISDAAEPGRVVARLTDLGHGQALRALFREDTPDGPVPPGLAQAVMDVMKDWAPQWPSRPDAIVVVESATRPTLARDLADNLSRVMQIPLVGTWAIRDETVPPRAGQSNSAQRVAAVRRRGGLDAQIPPGATVLLVDDLVATGWTLTVAAAAIRSAGASAVLPLALATQG, encoded by the coding sequence ATGACCACCGGGACCGACGAAGCCGTCACCGACGAGGCGCGCCTCGCGGCGCGGGAGTCCGCCGAGCGCCACCTGAGGGCCCTCGTCGGGCGCGACGACGCGGTGCTCCGCGAGGACCAGTGGTCGGCCATCGAGGCGCTGGCGGTCGACCGGAGGCGGGCGCTGGTCGTGCAGCGCACCGGCTGGGGCAAGTCGGCCGTCTACTTCGTCGCCACCAAGCTGCTCCGCGAGCGCGGGGCCGGTCCGACCGTGATCGTCAGCCCGCTGCTGGCCCTCATGCGCAACCAGATCGCCGCCGCCGAGCGCGCCGGGATCCGGGCGGTCACCATCAACTCCACCAACATCGACCAGTGGCAGCCGATCCACGACCAGATCAACGGCGGCGAGGTCGACGTGCTGCTGGTCAGCCCCGAGCGGCTCAACAACCCCGGTTTCCGCGACGAGGTGCTGCCGCGGCTCGCCGCGACGTGCGGCCTGCTGGTCGTCGACGAGGCGCACTGCATCTCCGACTGGGGCCACGACTTCCGTCCCGACTACCGGCGCCTCCGCACGCTGCTCGCCGAGCTGCCCTCGGGGATCCCGGTGCTGGCGACCACCGCCACCGCCAACGCGCGCGTCACCTCCGACGTCGCCGAGCAGCTGGGGGTGCGCGGAACCCCGCTGGTCGAGGAAGGCGCGCAGCGCCTGTCACGAGACCCCGGCTCGGAGGTCCTGGTCCAGCGCGGCACCCTCGACCGCGAGTCCCTCCGGCTCGGCGTGGTGCAGCTCAAGACCCCCGAGCAGCGCCTCGCCTGGCTCGCCGACCACCTCGCCGAGCAGCCCGGCTCCGGCATCGTCTACTGCCTCACCGTCGCCGCCACCCAGGAGGTCGCGGGCTACCTCCGCGACCGGGGGCTCGAGGTCGCGGCCTACTCCGGCCAGACCGAGGCCGACGAGCGGCACGCCCTCGAGCAGGCGCTGGTCGAGGGGCGGGTCAAGGCGCTGGTCGCCACCAGCGCCCTCGGCATGGGCTTCGACGCCAGCCTCGGCTTCGTCATCAACCTCGGCGCCCCGTCGTCGCCGGTGTCGTACTACCAGCAGGTCGGTCGCGCCGGCCGCGGCACCGACGAGGCGACCGTCGTGCTGCTGCCCCAGGTCGAGGACCGCGACATCTGGGCCTACTTCGCCTCGCTGGGGTTCCCGCGCGAGGAGCAGGTCCGCGAGACGCTGGCGGCGCTCGCGGAGTCCGACCGGCCGCTGTCCACCGCCACGATCGAGACCCGGGTCGAGCTCGGCCGCAACCGGCTGGAGTCGATGCTCAAGGTGCTCGACGTCGACGGGGCCGTCCAGCGGGTGCAGGGTGGGTGGGTCGCCACCGGGCGGCCCTGGCACTACGACGCCGAGCGCTACGCCCGCGTCGCGGAGGCCCGCGAGCGCGAGCAGCAGGCGATGCTGGGCTACCTCCGCACCACCGAGTGCCGCATGCGCTACCTCCGCGAGCAGCTCGACGACCCCGACGCCACCGACTGCGGACGCTGCGACAACTGCGGCGGGCTGAGCCTGTCGACCTCGGTCAGCGAGGCCGCCGTCGCGGAGGCGGGTGACCGGCTCTCGCGTCCCGGGGTGGTGCTCGAGCCGCGCAAGATGTGGCCGACCGCGCTGGCCAACCTCGGCCTCGACCTCAAGGGCAAGATCAGCGACGCCGCCGAGCCGGGCCGGGTGGTCGCGCGGCTCACCGACCTCGGCCACGGGCAGGCGCTGCGGGCGCTGTTCCGCGAGGACACCCCCGACGGGCCGGTCCCGCCGGGTCTCGCCCAGGCCGTGATGGACGTGATGAAGGACTGGGCCCCGCAGTGGCCGAGCCGGCCCGACGCGATCGTCGTCGTCGAGTCAGCGACCCGCCCCACCCTCGCCCGCGACCTCGCCGACAACCTCTCGCGCGTCATGCAGATCCCGCTCGTCGGCACCTGGGCGATCCGCGACGAGACGGTCCCGCCGCGTGCCGGGCAGTCCAACTCGGCCCAGCGGGTCGCCGCCGTGCGCCGCCGCGGCGGCCTCGACGCCCAGATCCCGCCGGGTGCCACCGTCCTGCTCGTCGACGACCTCGTCGCCACCGGCTGGACCCTCACCGTCGCGGCCGCCGCGATCCGCTCCGCCGGCGCCTCCGCCGTGCTGCCGCTGGCCCTCGCCACCCAGGGCTGA
- a CDS encoding DHA2 family efflux MFS transporter permease subunit, protein MTSTQTSPGEIQPDSSDKLDKGVLMVAGVVVLGAIMSILDITVVSVALNTFQQEFDATAAEVAWTMTGYTLALASVIPLTGWAADRFGTKRLYLLAVALFTAGSVLCAAATSLEMLVLFRVLQGLGGGMLMPLGMTILTRAAGPERVGRVMAVLGIPMLLGPIFGPILGGALIESASWHWIFLINLPIGIAALAYAWVVLPKDEVEPSETFDWLGMLLLSPGLAAFLYGVSSIPEEGTAMAARVMVPMVLGAILIVAFVPWALNRRNIHPLVELRLFANKNMTVAVIAMTLFAIAFFGASLLFPLYFIQVRGEGTLFTGWLLAPQGVGAMLTMPVAGILADRIGPGKIVLVGITVITVGMAMFTQIGADTSYAYILGALFIMGLGMGGTMMPIMTAALATLTAHNVARGSTLLNITQQVAASIGTALFSVILTNQMKGSDAIGQAGAVSAAANGSDDPGALAQAAQQLGIDPASLEQLFARATQDMADSFATVFIVATVLVACCLIPAAFLPRRKIAPADPTAVMMH, encoded by the coding sequence GTGACCAGCACCCAGACCTCCCCCGGCGAGATCCAGCCGGACAGCTCCGACAAGCTCGACAAGGGCGTCCTGATGGTGGCCGGCGTCGTCGTCCTCGGCGCCATCATGTCGATCCTCGACATCACCGTCGTCTCCGTCGCCCTCAACACCTTCCAGCAGGAGTTCGACGCCACCGCCGCCGAGGTCGCGTGGACGATGACCGGCTACACCCTCGCCCTGGCCAGCGTCATCCCGCTGACCGGCTGGGCCGCCGACCGGTTCGGCACGAAGCGCCTCTACCTGCTGGCGGTCGCCCTCTTCACCGCCGGCTCGGTGCTGTGCGCCGCGGCCACGTCGCTGGAGATGCTGGTGCTCTTCCGGGTCCTGCAGGGCCTCGGCGGCGGCATGCTGATGCCGCTCGGCATGACGATCCTGACCCGCGCGGCCGGCCCGGAGCGGGTCGGTCGGGTGATGGCCGTGCTCGGCATCCCGATGCTGCTGGGCCCGATCTTCGGCCCGATCCTCGGCGGCGCGCTGATCGAGAGCGCGTCGTGGCACTGGATCTTCCTCATCAACCTGCCCATCGGCATCGCCGCGCTCGCCTACGCCTGGGTGGTGCTGCCCAAGGACGAGGTGGAGCCGTCGGAGACCTTCGACTGGCTCGGCATGCTGCTGCTCTCCCCCGGTCTGGCCGCGTTCCTCTACGGCGTCTCCTCGATCCCCGAGGAGGGCACCGCGATGGCGGCCCGGGTGATGGTGCCGATGGTGCTCGGCGCGATCCTGATCGTGGCGTTCGTGCCGTGGGCGCTCAACCGCCGCAACATCCACCCGCTGGTCGAGCTGCGGCTGTTCGCCAACAAGAACATGACGGTCGCCGTGATCGCGATGACCCTCTTCGCGATCGCGTTCTTCGGCGCCTCGCTGCTGTTCCCGCTCTACTTCATCCAGGTCCGCGGCGAGGGCACCCTCTTCACCGGCTGGCTGCTGGCCCCGCAGGGCGTCGGCGCCATGCTGACCATGCCCGTCGCCGGCATCCTGGCCGACAGGATCGGCCCGGGGAAGATCGTGCTGGTCGGGATCACGGTGATCACCGTCGGCATGGCGATGTTCACCCAGATCGGCGCGGACACCTCGTACGCCTACATCCTCGGTGCGCTGTTCATCATGGGCCTCGGCATGGGCGGCACGATGATGCCGATCATGACGGCGGCGCTCGCGACGCTCACCGCCCACAACGTGGCCCGCGGCTCGACGCTGCTCAACATCACCCAGCAGGTGGCGGCGTCCATCGGCACCGCGCTGTTCTCGGTGATCCTGACCAACCAGATGAAGGGCAGCGACGCGATCGGCCAGGCCGGCGCCGTCAGCGCCGCGGCGAACGGCAGCGACGACCCCGGTGCCCTGGCCCAGGCCGCCCAGCAGCTCGGCATCGACCCCGCGTCGCTCGAGCAGCTCTTCGCCCGCGCCACGCAGGACATGGCCGACTCGTTCGCGACGGTCTTCATCGTCGCCACGGTCCTGGTCGCCTGCTGCCTGATCCCGGCGGCCTTCCTGCCGCGCAGGAAGATCGCCCCGGCCGACCCCACCGCGGTGATGATGCACTGA
- a CDS encoding dipeptidase yields MDVSALLAAHPVIDGHNDLMWEAREQVGYDFDRLDVGVGGTPTHTDLPRMRAGGMGAQFWSVYVPTRLAGDAAVAATLEQVDAARELTRRYADRLAWATTADEVEQAWAEDRIASLAGAEGGHSIGCSLATLRQLHRLGVRYLTLTHNANTPWADSATDRPVAGGLTAFGHEVVREMNRVGMMVDLSHVSADTMRDALAVAEAPVIFSHSSARAVTDSPRNAPDDVLEAMAAAGGVCMVTFVPKFVNAACADAHREMVAAAEAEGIPEADGARFGPFADRWEAEHPPPTATLADVVAHCEHVREVAGIDHVGLGGDYDGVAVLPTGLEDVSTYPALLSALADRGWSAADLARLTCRNTLRVMRDVEDAARGLQSVRGPSLARIEDLDGPRGDAAHP; encoded by the coding sequence ATGGACGTCTCCGCGCTGCTGGCCGCCCACCCCGTCATCGACGGGCACAACGACCTGATGTGGGAGGCCCGGGAGCAGGTCGGCTACGACTTCGACCGGCTCGACGTCGGCGTCGGCGGCACCCCCACCCACACGGACCTGCCTCGCATGCGTGCCGGCGGGATGGGCGCGCAGTTCTGGTCGGTCTACGTCCCGACCCGACTGGCCGGCGACGCCGCGGTCGCCGCGACCCTGGAGCAGGTCGACGCCGCCCGCGAGCTGACCCGCAGGTACGCCGACCGGCTGGCGTGGGCGACCACCGCCGACGAGGTCGAGCAGGCCTGGGCGGAGGACCGGATCGCGTCGCTCGCCGGCGCGGAGGGTGGGCACTCGATCGGCTGCTCCCTGGCGACCCTGCGCCAGCTGCACCGGCTCGGGGTGCGCTACCTGACCCTCACCCACAACGCGAACACCCCGTGGGCGGACTCCGCGACCGACCGGCCGGTCGCCGGCGGGCTGACCGCGTTCGGGCACGAGGTGGTCCGCGAGATGAACCGGGTCGGGATGATGGTCGACCTCTCCCACGTCTCGGCCGACACGATGCGCGACGCGCTCGCGGTCGCCGAGGCGCCGGTGATCTTCAGCCACAGCTCGGCCCGCGCGGTCACCGACAGCCCCCGCAACGCGCCCGACGACGTCCTGGAGGCGATGGCCGCCGCCGGAGGCGTGTGCATGGTGACGTTCGTGCCGAAGTTCGTGAACGCCGCGTGCGCCGACGCCCACCGCGAGATGGTCGCCGCGGCGGAGGCCGAAGGGATCCCCGAGGCCGACGGCGCCCGGTTCGGGCCGTTCGCCGACCGCTGGGAGGCCGAGCACCCGCCGCCGACCGCGACGCTGGCCGACGTCGTCGCCCACTGCGAGCACGTGCGCGAGGTGGCGGGGATCGACCACGTCGGCCTCGGCGGCGACTACGACGGCGTCGCGGTGCTGCCGACCGGCCTCGAGGACGTGTCGACGTACCCCGCCCTGCTGTCCGCGCTCGCGGACCGGGGCTGGTCGGCGGCGGACCTCGCGCGGCTGACCTGCCGCAACACGCTCCGGGTGATGCGGGACGTCGAGGACGCGGCCCGCGGCCTGCAGTCCGTCCGGGGCCCGAGCCTGGCGCGGATCGAGGACCTCGACGGTCCGCGGGGTGACGCAGCCCACCCGTAA
- a CDS encoding DEAD/DEAH box helicase: MSFVPVTGPARLLAGEPPREGSIEFTDARRTIVLPVRGALPVLAKVRDHDDLHPSVALLAGAALMGLQLVAAGRFAPEPGGRHWQVAGLDADDERRIADLVRARSGDGSDPATVEGTVRALLDAIADTVPRTSPAASRHRARATTRPAAPVRPDDFSDALQQRIARIRSRGRDDRPQLVSVSFRIEADEEELVAGAVRLVTQVHAVDNAAHVADAVELWEDTGPDAAHGFGERARTHAAIALRSAADAWPVLERLLDLRVPDEITLDSDEILSLLDGGATALDEAGHQVMWPKYLDRDVTQRVELGRRQSAGPREEALHDGLFGPQALFGFEWQLSLHGDELTEEEMDELARTTSPIIRLRDNWVAVDSGVIKRARKRLIRTVTPVQAIAATLTGVVDIEDVPYEAVVGASLLKVRERLAAATTGELVEVPAALRADLRDYQRRGLSWLAELTSLGLGACLADDMGLGKTITVIALHLHRRERGASGPTLVVCPASLLGNWEAEIRRFAPGVAVRRHHGSARDLDDVGSGFVLTTYGTMRNDAAMLAEVPWDLVVADEAQHVKNARSAAARALRTIPSAARVALTGTPVENDLTELWAILDWAIPGLLGSRNAFRKVWAGPIESGLEPTKARQFADLVGPFLLRRRKSDPGIAPELPPKTETDHVLGLTREQVVLYETLVRESMRRIEEADEETRRGLVLALLTGLKQICNHPAHFLRQTSPRLRGRSEKLDLLDELVGTVVAEDGAVLLFTQYVAMARLVERHLATTGVPHQLLHGGTPVREREAMVARFQAGEVPVFLLSLKAGGTGLNLTRADHVIHVDRWWNPAVEDQATDRAHRIGQTRPVQVHRFVTEGTIEERIAELLARKRSLADSVLARGEAALTELSDAELRDLVELRSGPRR, encoded by the coding sequence ATGAGCTTCGTACCGGTCACCGGTCCCGCCAGGCTGCTGGCGGGGGAGCCGCCCCGGGAGGGCTCGATCGAGTTCACCGACGCGCGGCGCACCATCGTGCTGCCGGTGCGCGGTGCGCTCCCGGTGCTCGCCAAGGTCCGCGACCACGACGACCTCCACCCCTCGGTCGCGCTGCTCGCGGGCGCGGCGCTGATGGGCCTCCAGCTCGTCGCGGCGGGCCGCTTCGCCCCCGAGCCGGGCGGGCGGCACTGGCAGGTCGCCGGCCTCGACGCCGACGACGAGCGCCGCATCGCCGACCTGGTGCGGGCCCGCTCCGGCGACGGCTCCGACCCCGCGACCGTCGAGGGCACCGTCCGCGCGCTGCTCGACGCCATAGCCGACACCGTGCCCCGCACCTCGCCGGCCGCCTCGCGCCACCGGGCCCGGGCGACCACCCGGCCCGCGGCGCCCGTGCGTCCCGACGACTTCAGCGACGCGCTCCAGCAGCGGATCGCCCGGATCCGCTCGCGCGGCCGCGACGACCGGCCCCAGCTCGTGTCGGTGTCGTTCCGGATCGAGGCCGACGAGGAGGAGCTGGTCGCCGGCGCCGTACGCCTCGTGACCCAGGTGCACGCGGTGGACAACGCCGCCCACGTCGCCGACGCCGTCGAGCTCTGGGAGGACACCGGACCCGACGCCGCCCACGGGTTCGGCGAGCGGGCGCGCACCCACGCCGCGATCGCGCTCCGGTCGGCCGCGGACGCCTGGCCGGTCCTGGAGCGGCTGCTCGACCTGCGCGTGCCCGACGAGATCACCCTCGACTCCGACGAGATCCTCTCGCTGCTCGACGGCGGCGCGACCGCGCTCGACGAGGCCGGCCACCAGGTGATGTGGCCGAAGTACCTCGACCGGGACGTCACCCAGCGCGTCGAGCTCGGCCGGCGGCAGTCGGCCGGCCCGCGGGAGGAGGCGCTGCACGACGGGCTCTTCGGGCCGCAAGCGCTCTTCGGCTTCGAGTGGCAGCTCTCGCTGCACGGCGACGAGCTGACCGAGGAGGAGATGGACGAGCTGGCCCGCACGACCAGCCCGATCATCAGGCTCCGCGACAACTGGGTCGCGGTCGACTCGGGCGTGATCAAGCGGGCGCGCAAGCGGCTGATCCGCACGGTCACCCCGGTCCAGGCGATCGCCGCCACCCTCACCGGCGTCGTCGACATCGAGGACGTGCCCTACGAGGCGGTCGTCGGCGCGAGCCTGCTGAAGGTCCGCGAGCGCCTCGCCGCAGCCACCACCGGCGAGCTGGTCGAGGTGCCCGCGGCCCTGCGGGCCGACCTCCGCGACTACCAGCGCCGCGGCCTGTCCTGGCTCGCCGAGCTCACCTCGCTCGGGCTCGGCGCCTGCCTGGCGGACGACATGGGCCTGGGCAAGACCATCACTGTCATCGCGCTCCACCTCCACCGCCGCGAGCGCGGCGCGAGCGGCCCGACGCTCGTGGTCTGCCCGGCGTCGCTGCTCGGCAACTGGGAGGCCGAGATCCGACGCTTCGCGCCCGGTGTCGCCGTACGCCGCCACCACGGCAGCGCCCGCGACCTCGACGACGTCGGGTCGGGCTTCGTGCTCACGACCTACGGCACCATGCGCAACGACGCCGCGATGCTCGCGGAGGTGCCGTGGGACCTCGTCGTCGCCGACGAGGCGCAGCACGTCAAGAACGCCCGCTCGGCCGCGGCCCGCGCGCTGCGGACCATCCCGAGCGCGGCCCGCGTGGCGCTGACCGGCACGCCCGTCGAGAACGACCTGACCGAGCTGTGGGCGATCCTGGACTGGGCGATCCCCGGGCTGCTCGGCAGCCGCAACGCCTTCCGCAAGGTGTGGGCCGGGCCGATCGAGTCCGGTCTCGAGCCGACCAAGGCGCGCCAGTTCGCCGACCTGGTCGGCCCGTTCCTGCTCCGCCGCCGCAAGTCCGACCCCGGCATCGCGCCCGAGCTGCCGCCCAAGACCGAGACCGACCACGTGCTGGGCCTGACCCGGGAGCAGGTCGTGCTCTACGAGACGCTCGTGCGCGAGTCGATGCGCCGCATCGAGGAGGCCGACGAGGAGACCCGTCGCGGGCTGGTGCTCGCGCTGCTCACCGGCCTGAAGCAGATCTGCAACCACCCGGCCCACTTCCTGCGCCAGACCAGCCCGCGGCTCCGGGGCCGCTCGGAGAAGCTCGACCTGCTCGACGAGCTGGTCGGGACGGTGGTGGCCGAGGACGGTGCCGTGCTGCTCTTCACCCAGTACGTCGCGATGGCGCGGCTCGTCGAGCGCCACCTCGCCACCACCGGCGTACCCCACCAGCTCCTGCACGGGGGGACCCCGGTGCGCGAGCGGGAGGCGATGGTCGCGCGCTTCCAGGCCGGCGAGGTCCCGGTCTTCCTGCTGTCGCTCAAGGCCGGCGGCACCGGCCTCAACCTGACCCGCGCCGACCACGTCATCCACGTCGACCGCTGGTGGAACCCCGCCGTCGAGGACCAGGCCACCGACCGCGCCCACCGGATCGGCCAGACCCGGCCGGTCCAGGTGCACCGGTTCGTCACCGAGGGCACCATCGAGGAGCGGATCGCCGAGCTGCTCGCCCGCAAGCGCTCGCTGGCCGACTCGGTGCTGGCGCGCGGCGAGGCGGCGCTCACCGAGCTCTCCGACGCCGAGCTCCGCGACCTCGTCGAGCTGAGATCCGGGCCGCGCCGATGA
- a CDS encoding SWIM zinc finger family protein has protein sequence MTTPDGHATTYPRLAPRRGAGGGTWWSKAVLRAVEEAAFGEKELRAGRALARAGAVGAITVADGSAVAAVHDGDDAFTVEVTVPVLDEGDAAAFTELVAAESGRVAALLSGQLPHALVEAVDEAGVELLPYGGELGSACSCDSWLDPCPHALAVLTQLAWLIQADPFVLTHLRGLPRERVLRELHRITRPRGAPADPDGAAGAAGAAGDRGPDEVDDLAVAEEAAARAARLLELGAAADTW, from the coding sequence ATGACGACCCCCGACGGCCACGCGACCACCTACCCGCGCCTCGCGCCGCGGCGCGGCGCCGGCGGCGGCACCTGGTGGAGCAAGGCCGTGCTGCGGGCGGTCGAGGAGGCGGCGTTCGGCGAGAAGGAGCTGCGCGCCGGACGTGCGCTCGCCCGCGCCGGGGCGGTCGGCGCGATCACCGTCGCCGACGGGTCGGCGGTCGCCGCGGTCCACGACGGCGACGACGCCTTCACCGTCGAGGTGACCGTGCCGGTGCTCGACGAGGGCGACGCGGCGGCGTTCACCGAGCTGGTCGCCGCGGAGTCCGGGCGCGTCGCCGCCCTGCTCTCCGGCCAGCTGCCGCACGCGCTCGTCGAGGCGGTGGACGAGGCGGGCGTCGAGCTGCTGCCCTACGGCGGCGAGCTGGGCTCGGCCTGCTCCTGCGACTCCTGGCTCGACCCCTGCCCCCACGCGCTCGCGGTGCTGACCCAGCTCGCCTGGCTGATCCAGGCCGACCCCTTCGTGCTCACCCACCTGCGCGGCCTGCCGCGCGAGCGGGTGCTGCGCGAGCTGCACCGGATCACCCGACCGCGCGGCGCGCCCGCCGACCCCGACGGGGCTGCCGGGGCTGCCGGGGCTGCCGGGGATCGCGGGCCGGACGAGGTCGACGACCTGGCCGTCGCCGAGGAGGCCGCCGCGCGCGCCGCCCGACTGCTCGAGCTGGGCGCGGCAGCCGACACCTGGTGA
- a CDS encoding SACE_7040 family transcriptional regulator, which produces MIPLAVWEAPVRRAPSTLRRWPPIGLTTTNLDLVTPRRQQILGIAAELFAARGFHGVSVAELGSACGISGPALYKHFESKDAMLAEMLVSISETLLSQGRRRVESADGPRAALEALVEWHIEFAIDHRALIVVQDRDWSSLPDEARERVRSLQRAYVDVWADQVRLLDPAITPEAARTRAHVLFGLLNSTPHSGRLPDPQLHDVLREMAHGALGLS; this is translated from the coding sequence GTGATTCCACTCGCCGTGTGGGAGGCGCCGGTGCGCCGCGCGCCGTCCACCCTGCGGCGGTGGCCGCCGATCGGGTTAACCACCACTAACCTCGACCTCGTGACCCCGCGCCGGCAGCAGATCCTCGGCATCGCCGCCGAGCTGTTCGCCGCCCGCGGCTTCCACGGCGTCTCCGTCGCCGAGCTCGGCTCCGCGTGCGGCATCTCCGGCCCCGCGCTCTACAAGCACTTCGAGTCCAAGGACGCGATGCTCGCCGAGATGCTCGTCTCCATCAGCGAGACACTGCTGTCACAGGGGCGCCGCCGCGTCGAGAGCGCCGACGGCCCGCGCGCGGCGCTCGAGGCGCTGGTGGAGTGGCACATCGAGTTCGCCATCGACCACCGGGCGCTGATCGTCGTGCAGGACCGCGACTGGAGCAGCCTGCCCGACGAGGCGCGCGAGCGGGTGCGGTCGCTGCAGCGTGCGTACGTCGACGTGTGGGCCGACCAGGTGCGGCTGCTCGACCCCGCCATCACGCCGGAGGCCGCGCGCACCCGCGCCCACGTGCTCTTCGGGCTGCTGAACTCCACCCCGCACTCCGGCCGCCTCCCCGACCCGCAGCTGCACGACGTGCTGCGCGAGATGGCCCACGGGGCGCTCGGGCTCTCCTGA
- a CDS encoding response regulator transcription factor, with the protein MAPIRVVLAEDGDLLRAGVLALLSGFDDIEVVATATSLPEVLAAVDRHRPDVLLTDIRMPPDFTDEGIRAAARLRRTHPDVGVVALTQYSDVEYALDLVREGSDRRGYLLKERVADVDELVSALRTVAAGGSVIDQIVVDALVATGARHQDSLLDRLTPRELEVLAMVARGMTNAAIATDLVVTDRAVEKHINSILTKLDLPADAPVHRRVAATLVFLSEAGVGGAVVPRG; encoded by the coding sequence ATGGCTCCCATCCGCGTGGTCCTGGCCGAGGACGGGGACCTGCTGCGCGCCGGGGTGCTCGCCCTGCTGTCCGGCTTCGACGACATCGAGGTGGTCGCCACCGCGACCAGCCTGCCCGAGGTGCTGGCCGCCGTCGACCGGCACCGGCCCGACGTCCTGCTCACCGACATCCGGATGCCGCCCGACTTCACCGACGAGGGGATCCGCGCGGCCGCCCGCCTCCGGCGTACCCACCCGGACGTCGGCGTGGTGGCGCTGACCCAGTACTCCGACGTGGAGTACGCCCTCGACCTGGTGCGCGAGGGCAGCGACCGGCGCGGCTACCTGCTCAAGGAACGCGTCGCTGACGTCGACGAGCTGGTCTCCGCGCTGCGGACGGTCGCCGCCGGCGGCTCGGTGATCGACCAGATCGTGGTCGACGCGCTCGTGGCCACCGGCGCGCGCCACCAGGACTCGCTGCTCGACCGGCTCACGCCGCGCGAGCTGGAGGTGCTCGCGATGGTCGCGCGCGGGATGACGAACGCCGCGATCGCGACCGACCTCGTGGTGACCGACCGGGCGGTCGAGAAGCACATCAACTCGATCCTGACCAAGCTGGACCTGCCGGCCGACGCCCCCGTGCACCGCCGGGTGGCCGCCACGCTGGTGTTCCTCAGCGAGGCCGGCGTCGGCGGCGCGGTGGTGCCGCGCGGATGA